In one window of Pseudodesulfovibrio sediminis DNA:
- a CDS encoding ABC transporter ATP-binding protein: MNNPVLNVNSVSKDFGGIRALDEVNLVVGDKEIVALIGPNGAGKTTFFNCITGIYTPTSGDVSIDPKAEGKTVRINGRKPNIVTELGMARTFQNIRLFHSMTALENVMIGTHCRTKSSIWGAISRNKATRQEEQAVIQRAYELLKLVDLEEYVNELASNIPYGKQRRLEIARALATDPFLLLLDEPAAGMNPQETLELEQLITDIRQQFNISIMLIEHDMKMVMSMSDRIYVLDYGRMIADGTPQEIAENPAVIKAYLGEDDDD, from the coding sequence ATGAATAACCCAGTCTTGAACGTCAACTCCGTCTCCAAGGACTTCGGCGGCATCCGTGCTCTTGATGAAGTCAATCTGGTTGTGGGCGACAAGGAGATCGTGGCGCTTATCGGTCCCAACGGAGCCGGAAAGACCACCTTTTTCAACTGCATTACCGGTATCTATACTCCCACGTCAGGGGACGTCTCCATCGACCCCAAGGCCGAGGGAAAAACTGTGCGTATCAACGGCAGAAAGCCCAACATCGTTACTGAGCTGGGCATGGCCCGCACCTTTCAGAATATCCGTCTTTTCCACTCCATGACCGCCCTGGAAAATGTCATGATCGGTACGCATTGCCGTACCAAGTCATCCATTTGGGGAGCCATTTCCCGCAACAAGGCAACGCGGCAGGAAGAGCAAGCCGTTATTCAACGCGCCTATGAATTGCTGAAGTTGGTGGATCTGGAAGAGTACGTCAATGAGTTGGCGTCCAATATTCCCTATGGCAAGCAGCGGCGGCTTGAGATCGCCCGCGCCCTGGCCACCGACCCCTTCCTGCTGTTGCTTGACGAACCCGCAGCAGGCATGAACCCGCAGGAAACATTGGAACTGGAACAGCTCATCACGGATATTCGTCAGCAATTCAACATTTCCATCATGCTTATCGAGCACGACATGAAAATGGTCATGAGTATGTCAGACCGCATTTACGTTCTTGATTACGGGCGTATGATCGCAGATGGCACGCCTCAGGAAATCGCCGAGAACCCGGCTGTTATCAAAGCATATCTCGGGGAGGACGACGATGACTAG
- a CDS encoding ABC transporter ATP-binding protein codes for MLELKNVNSFYGNIQALYDVNLHIDQGEIITLIGANGAGKSTTLMTVCGIVQAREGQVLYQGDDITKSAPNQIVGQGICQVPEGRLIFPELTVQENLDMGAFMRNDKAGIKRDIDYSFDLFPILAQRRKQQGGTLSGGEQQMLAIARALMAKPRLLLLDEPSMGLAPLVVKQIFEIIKKVNAENNTTIFLVEQNANLALKIGHRGYVMENGRVVLSDTCDKLLADESVKKAYLGL; via the coding sequence ATGCTCGAACTCAAGAACGTCAACAGCTTTTACGGGAATATCCAAGCCCTCTACGACGTCAATCTGCACATTGATCAGGGTGAAATCATTACCCTGATCGGTGCCAACGGCGCGGGTAAATCCACCACGCTGATGACTGTCTGCGGAATTGTTCAGGCTCGTGAAGGTCAGGTCCTGTACCAAGGGGATGACATCACCAAGTCGGCCCCTAACCAGATCGTGGGGCAGGGAATTTGCCAAGTGCCTGAAGGGCGCCTTATTTTTCCGGAGTTGACGGTTCAGGAGAACCTGGACATGGGCGCGTTCATGCGCAACGACAAGGCCGGTATCAAACGGGATATCGACTATAGTTTTGATCTTTTCCCCATTCTGGCGCAGCGGCGCAAGCAACAGGGAGGCACCCTGTCCGGCGGTGAACAGCAGATGCTGGCCATTGCCCGGGCGCTCATGGCCAAGCCACGGCTTCTGCTGCTGGACGAACCGTCCATGGGGCTCGCGCCATTGGTGGTCAAACAGATCTTCGAAATCATCAAGAAGGTCAATGCGGAAAACAACACGACGATCTTCCTCGTGGAGCAGAACGCCAACCTTGCGCTCAAAATAGGCCACCGAGGGTACGTCATGGAAAACGGGCGGGTGGTCCTTTCGGACACCTGCGACAAGCTCTTGGCTGACGAGTCGGTCAAGAAGGCTTACTTAGGTCTTTAA
- the hisB gene encoding imidazoleglycerol-phosphate dehydratase HisB: protein MRQAKVVRTTNETDISLTLTLEGEGKVNVDTGIGFADHMLTLCAFWAGFDLDLTCKGDLEIDTHHTLEDIGLCLGQALSEALGDKAGINRVASAKVPMDEALCEVVIDISGRPYIVYDDALLPDIIAGDEKDVWREFLKSFAFKTGMNLHVKYEHGQNGHHLLEGAFKALGLALAKAVTVGRKGVSSTKGSLD from the coding sequence ATGCGCCAGGCCAAGGTGGTTCGTACCACCAATGAAACGGATATTAGTTTGACCCTGACCCTGGAAGGCGAGGGCAAGGTGAATGTGGATACCGGCATCGGTTTTGCCGACCACATGCTCACCCTGTGCGCGTTCTGGGCCGGATTTGATCTCGACCTGACCTGCAAGGGCGATCTTGAGATCGATACTCACCATACTCTTGAAGATATCGGGCTGTGCCTGGGGCAGGCCCTGAGCGAAGCGCTTGGGGACAAGGCGGGTATCAATCGTGTAGCTTCGGCAAAGGTCCCCATGGATGAGGCTTTGTGTGAAGTTGTCATTGATATTTCCGGTCGTCCCTATATAGTGTATGACGATGCGCTTCTGCCGGATATCATTGCCGGAGACGAGAAAGACGTCTGGCGCGAATTCCTCAAATCTTTCGCATTCAAGACGGGCATGAACCTGCACGTCAAATATGAGCATGGTCAAAACGGCCATCACCTTCTGGAAGGCGCTTTCAAAGCCTTGGGTCTGGCCTTGGCAAAGGCCGTGACCGTCGGCAGAAAGGGTGTTTCCAGCACCAAAGGGAGTCTCGACTAA
- the guaB gene encoding IMP dehydrogenase yields the protein MSKILEKALTFDDVLLVPGYSNVLPHAVDVSTYLTPTLKLNIPLISAAMDTVTESRMAISMARHGGAGVIHKNMSVREQAREIDRVKKSESGMISDPITVHPDDDLGKVKAIMSEYRISGLPVVKGDHLVGIITNRDIRFVKDDSALVSELMTSRDLVTVPEGIDNDEAKRKLHQHRIEKLLVVDAENRLRGLITIKDINKHKKYPDAVKDSKGRLLVGAAIGVGNDCLSRSEALLHAGADFLVLDSAHGHSENILKSVRDLRAAYPQLQLVGGNIATYEGAKALIEAGVDTVKVGIGPGSICTTRVVAGVGVPQITAIMEANRAAREADKCIIADGGIKFSGDVVKALAVGANTCMMGSALAGTDESPGETILYQGRTYKQYRGMGSIDAMKKGSSDRYFQEKSKKLVPEGIVGRVAYRGKVGESLYQMIGGLRSGMGYTGSASLDDLYENSHLVQISPAGLRESHVHDVTITKESPNYRGDG from the coding sequence ATGAGCAAAATTCTTGAAAAAGCCCTGACCTTTGACGATGTTCTGTTGGTACCGGGATACTCCAACGTCCTGCCACACGCGGTAGATGTTTCCACCTACCTGACCCCGACACTGAAGCTGAACATTCCCCTTATATCCGCTGCCATGGACACGGTCACCGAGTCGCGTATGGCTATCTCCATGGCCCGCCATGGTGGTGCTGGTGTTATTCACAAGAATATGTCCGTTCGTGAACAGGCCCGTGAGATCGACCGGGTCAAGAAGTCTGAGTCCGGTATGATCTCCGACCCCATTACCGTGCATCCTGACGATGATCTGGGCAAGGTCAAGGCGATCATGTCCGAATACCGTATTTCCGGTCTGCCTGTTGTAAAAGGCGACCACCTGGTGGGCATCATCACCAACCGTGACATCCGTTTCGTCAAAGATGACAGTGCTCTGGTTTCCGAATTGATGACTTCGCGTGATCTGGTCACCGTCCCCGAAGGCATTGACAATGACGAAGCCAAGCGCAAGCTGCATCAGCATCGTATTGAAAAGCTGCTGGTCGTGGACGCTGAAAATCGTCTGCGCGGCCTGATCACCATCAAGGATATCAACAAGCACAAGAAATACCCTGACGCAGTCAAGGATTCCAAAGGCCGTCTGCTGGTTGGTGCTGCAATTGGTGTCGGCAACGACTGCCTGAGCCGCTCCGAGGCTCTGCTTCACGCTGGAGCGGACTTCCTGGTTCTGGATTCCGCGCACGGACATTCCGAGAATATTTTGAAATCCGTTCGTGATTTGCGTGCAGCCTATCCGCAACTGCAACTGGTCGGCGGCAACATCGCTACCTATGAAGGTGCCAAGGCGCTGATCGAAGCCGGTGTGGACACCGTCAAGGTCGGTATCGGCCCCGGTTCCATCTGCACCACCCGCGTTGTCGCCGGTGTCGGTGTCCCGCAGATCACCGCCATCATGGAGGCCAACCGTGCCGCCCGCGAAGCCGACAAGTGCATCATCGCCGATGGTGGCATCAAGTTCTCCGGAGACGTGGTCAAGGCTCTGGCCGTAGGTGCCAACACCTGCATGATGGGTTCCGCGCTCGCCGGTACTGATGAGTCTCCGGGTGAAACCATTTTGTACCAAGGCCGTACTTACAAGCAGTATCGCGGAATGGGTTCCATCGACGCCATGAAGAAAGGCAGCTCCGACCGGTACTTCCAGGAGAAGTCCAAGAAGCTGGTGCCGGAAGGTATCGTCGGGCGTGTCGCCTATCGCGGCAAAGTGGGCGAATCCCTGTATCAGATGATCGGCGGCCTTCGTTCCGGCATGGGCTACACCGGCTCTGCCAGCCTTGATGACTTGTACGAGAACTCCCATTTGGTGCAGATTTCTCCGGCTGGCCTGCGTGAATCTCACGTCCATGACGTGACGATTACCAAGGAATCTCCCAACTACCGCGGTGACGGCTAA
- a CDS encoding ABC transporter permease subunit, whose translation MNFFLTAGCDSFAHAIKKSFLAAVWFAFLTFPILVIKVNTIQNTVVWHWQKIGYMALAIFFGSFVWRWLLARKELKEDATKKESRGEALLTKIQSNNTLKFGALAVLGLIAVLFPQVSSLYQTNIMISCLVYVVLGLGLNIVVGLAGLLDLGYVAFYAIGAYAYALCNMHWGIGFWFMLPVGALFGALLGLLLGFPVLRLRGDYLAIVTLGFGEIIRLVLENWGDVTMGPSGISSIARPDFFGIKFSISGSTTYMYYIMVGLMVFTIFCVNRLQNSRIGRAWLALREDEIACQAMGIDKVKTKLMAFALGATWAGMAGVIFAAKTTFVNPASFTFWESAIILSIVVIGGMGSIRGVIAGAVILILVPEYLRDFAQFRMLLFGAIMVLVMVFRPQGLISAKRKIYEYTASKTASAANE comes from the coding sequence CTGAATTTCTTCCTGACCGCTGGGTGCGACAGTTTCGCCCATGCGATCAAGAAGTCATTCCTGGCTGCTGTCTGGTTCGCTTTCCTGACCTTTCCGATCCTGGTAATCAAGGTCAACACCATTCAGAACACCGTGGTGTGGCATTGGCAGAAGATCGGCTATATGGCTCTGGCAATCTTTTTCGGTTCATTTGTCTGGCGTTGGCTCCTGGCTCGCAAGGAACTCAAGGAAGATGCAACCAAGAAGGAATCCAGAGGCGAAGCGTTGCTGACCAAGATACAGTCCAACAACACGCTGAAGTTCGGCGCTTTGGCTGTTCTCGGATTGATCGCCGTTCTTTTCCCGCAGGTTTCAAGCCTGTATCAGACAAATATCATGATCTCCTGTCTGGTCTATGTGGTGCTTGGACTGGGACTGAACATCGTTGTCGGCCTAGCCGGTCTGCTCGACCTGGGCTATGTGGCCTTCTACGCCATTGGAGCCTATGCCTACGCCTTGTGCAACATGCATTGGGGCATCGGTTTCTGGTTCATGCTGCCTGTTGGGGCATTGTTCGGCGCGCTCCTTGGTCTCCTGCTCGGTTTTCCTGTCCTGCGACTTCGTGGCGACTATCTGGCCATCGTCACATTGGGCTTTGGTGAGATAATCCGACTGGTGCTTGAAAACTGGGGCGACGTCACCATGGGCCCCTCCGGCATCTCTTCCATCGCTCGTCCCGATTTTTTTGGCATCAAGTTCAGCATTAGCGGTTCCACTACGTATATGTACTATATAATGGTCGGCCTTATGGTTTTTACCATCTTCTGCGTCAACCGCCTGCAGAACTCCCGGATCGGACGAGCCTGGCTGGCTCTGCGTGAGGACGAAATAGCCTGTCAGGCCATGGGCATCGACAAGGTGAAGACCAAGCTCATGGCTTTTGCTCTGGGTGCCACATGGGCCGGTATGGCCGGTGTGATCTTTGCCGCCAAGACGACCTTCGTCAATCCGGCTTCTTTTACGTTCTGGGAATCGGCCATCATCCTGTCCATCGTCGTCATCGGCGGCATGGGCTCCATTCGCGGGGTTATCGCGGGAGCGGTCATCCTCATCCTGGTGCCTGAATACCTGCGTGACTTTGCCCAATTCAGGATGCTCCTGTTTGGTGCGATCATGGTTCTGGTCATGGTTTTCAGGCCGCAGGGGCTGATCAGCGCCAAGCGCAAGATCTATGAATATACAGCATCAAAAACTGCGAGTGCAGCCAATGAATAA
- the tatC gene encoding twin-arginine translocase subunit TatC: protein MSSEKDDVKVTPDEEQTVDSSSASQIDPDDDPSLMDADIPVVSEEELAQAEENMAEAGSGGGGGDTPVDGSVPVLDDDDPQEDDGSNDDEEESEDEGEGAQMSLLDHLGELRSRLMRSFFAVVVGMLACYSYAEQMFDILMAPMIEVFKEQAANNPLLTQAFYDDFGRVLTEMLADKGFQHTEQIQVFMDALQQALMQVAQSGHFQYTYPAEAFFSHIKIAIVAGIFLVSPYIFAQIWGFIAPGLYAHERKWMVPMAIISAVFFTSGALFGYFVVFPFGFEFFAGFSTAGIAFTPKLNEYLSFCLKLLFAFGFVFELPLFIFFLARLGIVSSKGLRRKRKYAILTGFILAAILTPPDPFTQCLMAGPLILLYELGIWLAFFFGKKEKRHLKKQEEEEARLQAERDAVAEEAETDDQAESEKEKA, encoded by the coding sequence ATGAGTTCCGAAAAAGACGATGTGAAAGTGACCCCGGATGAGGAACAGACCGTTGATTCCTCGTCCGCGTCACAGATAGATCCTGACGACGATCCCTCTCTCATGGATGCGGATATTCCCGTTGTTTCTGAGGAGGAGTTGGCGCAGGCTGAAGAGAACATGGCCGAAGCCGGTTCCGGTGGCGGCGGTGGTGACACGCCTGTGGACGGGAGCGTACCCGTGCTCGACGATGACGATCCCCAAGAGGACGACGGAAGTAATGACGACGAAGAGGAGTCGGAAGATGAAGGCGAGGGCGCACAGATGTCCCTGCTTGATCATCTCGGCGAACTTCGGTCGCGTTTGATGCGCAGTTTCTTCGCCGTGGTTGTCGGTATGCTTGCTTGTTACAGTTACGCCGAGCAGATGTTTGACATCCTCATGGCGCCCATGATCGAGGTTTTCAAGGAACAGGCTGCTAACAATCCGTTGTTGACGCAGGCCTTTTATGATGATTTCGGTCGTGTCCTGACCGAGATGCTTGCCGATAAGGGGTTCCAGCACACGGAGCAGATCCAGGTGTTCATGGACGCTTTGCAGCAGGCGCTCATGCAGGTCGCGCAGTCGGGGCATTTTCAGTATACCTATCCGGCAGAAGCGTTCTTTTCGCATATCAAGATTGCGATCGTGGCAGGTATCTTCCTTGTCAGTCCGTATATATTCGCTCAGATATGGGGTTTCATCGCACCGGGACTGTATGCCCATGAGCGCAAATGGATGGTCCCCATGGCCATCATTTCCGCCGTGTTCTTTACGTCTGGTGCCCTGTTCGGCTATTTTGTCGTTTTCCCCTTTGGGTTCGAGTTCTTTGCAGGCTTTTCTACAGCCGGTATCGCATTTACACCCAAGTTGAATGAATATCTGAGTTTTTGTCTGAAATTGCTGTTCGCGTTCGGGTTCGTCTTTGAACTTCCGTTATTCATATTCTTCCTGGCTCGCTTGGGCATAGTCTCCTCCAAGGGGCTCAGAAGGAAGCGCAAGTATGCCATCCTCACCGGGTTCATACTGGCTGCCATCCTGACACCGCCTGATCCCTTTACCCAGTGTCTCATGGCTGGACCGCTTATTCTCCTGTACGAGCTTGGAATCTGGCTGGCTTTCTTCTTCGGTAAAAAGGAGAAACGTCACCTCAAGAAGCAGGAAGAGGAAGAGGCCCGACTTCAAGCTGAAAGGGATGCCGTGGCTGAAGAAGCTGAGACGGATGACCAAGCGGAAAGCGAAAAAGAAAAAGCCTAA
- the guaA gene encoding glutamine-hydrolyzing GMP synthase, with amino-acid sequence MHDNRILILDFGSQFTQLIARRVREAGVYSEIHPCNVDPERVKAFKPSALILSGGPSSVLEGGCPALNMDYLEMGIPVLGICYGMQLLAHNMGGKVVASTDREYGRAQFTPQNDCVLFEGIEEKDNLTVWMSHGDRVEGLPEGFVPMGKTDSIEFGAMGNVDKKIYALQFHPEVAHTTGGATIIQNFLFKVANLEPSWSMESFVETSIEDLKKQVGDAKVVLGLSGGIDSTVAAVMLHRAIGANLHCIFVDNGLLRMGEKEEVIGFLAEHFDLNVKLVDAADEFLNDLKGVEDPEKKRKIIGYKFIEVFDREAKAIEGVEFLGQGTLYPDVIESESFKGPSAVIKSHHNVGGLPEKMNLKLVEPLRELFKDEVRRAAYELGLPEHIIWRQPFPGPGLSIRIIGEVTEERLEILRLADRIVQNEMVASDWYRKVWQGFAVLLPLKTVGVMGDDRTYENVIALRIVDSLDAMTADWSRLPSDILARMSNRIINEVKGVNRVVLDISSKPPSTIEWE; translated from the coding sequence ATGCACGACAATAGAATTCTTATATTAGATTTTGGCAGTCAGTTCACCCAGCTTATTGCGCGCCGAGTGCGCGAGGCTGGCGTGTACTCCGAGATTCATCCCTGTAACGTCGATCCCGAACGAGTGAAGGCATTCAAGCCGTCCGCGCTGATTTTGTCAGGCGGGCCGTCTTCCGTACTGGAAGGCGGATGCCCGGCGCTGAACATGGATTACCTTGAAATGGGTATCCCTGTCCTCGGCATCTGCTACGGCATGCAGCTGCTGGCACACAATATGGGCGGCAAGGTCGTGGCTTCCACGGACCGCGAATATGGCCGAGCCCAGTTCACTCCTCAAAACGACTGCGTTCTGTTCGAAGGCATCGAAGAGAAGGACAACCTCACGGTCTGGATGTCGCATGGTGATCGTGTTGAAGGACTGCCGGAAGGCTTTGTCCCCATGGGCAAGACCGATTCCATCGAGTTCGGGGCCATGGGCAATGTCGACAAGAAAATTTATGCCCTCCAGTTTCACCCCGAAGTGGCGCACACCACTGGCGGCGCGACCATTATCCAGAACTTCCTGTTCAAGGTCGCCAACCTGGAGCCTTCCTGGTCCATGGAGTCTTTTGTCGAGACCTCCATCGAGGACCTCAAGAAGCAGGTGGGCGATGCCAAGGTCGTTCTTGGTCTGTCCGGTGGCATCGACTCCACCGTGGCGGCCGTGATGCTGCACCGGGCCATCGGTGCAAATCTGCACTGCATTTTTGTGGATAACGGCCTGCTTCGGATGGGCGAGAAGGAAGAGGTCATCGGGTTCCTTGCCGAACACTTCGACCTGAACGTCAAACTGGTGGATGCCGCTGATGAATTCCTGAACGACCTGAAGGGCGTTGAGGACCCGGAGAAGAAGCGCAAGATCATCGGCTACAAGTTCATCGAGGTCTTTGATCGTGAAGCCAAGGCCATTGAAGGCGTTGAGTTCCTTGGTCAGGGCACCCTGTACCCGGATGTCATCGAGTCCGAATCCTTCAAGGGGCCCTCGGCGGTGATCAAATCCCACCACAACGTGGGTGGATTGCCGGAGAAGATGAACCTCAAGCTGGTCGAACCCCTGCGTGAACTGTTCAAGGACGAAGTACGCCGCGCCGCCTACGAGCTGGGGCTGCCCGAGCATATCATCTGGCGTCAGCCGTTCCCCGGCCCGGGCCTGTCCATCCGTATCATCGGAGAGGTCACCGAAGAGCGTCTGGAAATTCTGCGTCTGGCTGATCGCATCGTGCAGAACGAGATGGTCGCCTCTGATTGGTATCGTAAGGTGTGGCAGGGTTTTGCCGTGCTGCTGCCGCTCAAGACCGTGGGTGTCATGGGTGATGATCGCACCTATGAGAACGTCATTGCCCTGCGCATTGTCGATTCTCTGGATGCCATGACCGCTGACTGGTCCAGACTGCCGAGCGATATACTCGCACGCATGTCCAACCGGATCATCAACGAGGTCAAGGGTGTTAACCGCGTAGTTTTGGATATATCCTCCAAGCCGCCGAGCACCATTGAGTGGGAATAG
- the tatB gene encoding Sec-independent protein translocase protein TatB has protein sequence MFGIGGPELLIICLVALVVIGPKKLPEMLRSLGKGVAEFKRVGNDVKSTLDDEVTKAEAEARKREVEEELARRKAEKAEAEAGTATAETETAEAEPVETPVDAAAQPANGDSDEQKA, from the coding sequence ATGTTTGGAATTGGCGGACCTGAATTACTGATTATCTGCCTTGTGGCACTTGTTGTCATCGGCCCCAAAAAATTGCCCGAGATGCTCAGATCCCTGGGTAAGGGGGTGGCAGAGTTTAAGCGCGTGGGCAATGATGTGAAGTCTACCCTGGACGACGAGGTTACCAAGGCTGAAGCGGAAGCGCGCAAGCGAGAAGTGGAAGAAGAATTGGCCCGTCGCAAGGCGGAAAAAGCCGAAGCTGAAGCTGGGACCGCCACGGCGGAGACTGAAACGGCCGAAGCCGAGCCGGTCGAGACCCCGGTCGATGCAGCCGCTCAACCCGCGAATGGTGATTCAGACGAGCAAAAGGCTTAA